The proteins below are encoded in one region of Coffea arabica cultivar ET-39 chromosome 4c, Coffea Arabica ET-39 HiFi, whole genome shotgun sequence:
- the LOC140005179 gene encoding thaumatin-like protein, translating to MDAMLRNLLALLLLSLHLLDHSVEVSATTMTFYNKCSHPVWPGIQPSAGKPILARGGFKLPPNRSYSLRLPAGWSGRFWGRHGCSFDASGRGRCATGDCGGSLFCNGLGGTPPATLAEITLGNEQDFYDVSLVDGYNLAISITPFRGSGKCSYAGCVSDLNMMCPVGLQVRSHDKRRVVACKSACFAFNSPRYCCTGSFGNPQSCKPTAYSKIFKAACPRAYSYAYDDPTSIATCTGGNYLVTFCPHHK from the exons ATGGATGCAATGCTGAGAAATCTTCTTGCTCTCCTCCTCCTTTCACTTCACTTATTAGATCATTCAG TTGAGGTATCAGCTACAACAATGACATTCTATAACAAGTGCAGCCATCCAGTTTGGCCAGGGATTCAGCCAAGTGCAGGGAAGCCCATTTTAGCGCGTGGTGGTTTCAAGCTTCCACCGAACAGATCATACTCCCTACGCCTCCCAGCAGGATGGTCCGGCCGCTTCTGGGGTCGTCACGGCTGCTCTTTTGATGCCTCTGGTCGTGGCCGTTGCGCCACTGGGGACTGCGGCGGTTCTCTCTTTTGCAATGGCCTTGGCGGGACTCCTCCAGCCACCCTAGCTGAAATCACTCTAGGCAATGAGCAAGATTTCTATGATGTTAGCCTTGTTGATGGCTACAATCTTGCCATTTCCATCACCCCATTCCGAGGCTCAG GCAAATGCAGCTATGCCGGATGTGTGAGTGATCTGAACATGATGTGTCCAGTGGGGCTCCAAGTGAGGTCTCATGACAAAAGAAGAGTGGTGGCCTGTAAGAGTGCATGTTTTGCATTCAATTCTCCAAGGTATTGCTGTACAGGTAGCTTTGGGAACCCACAATCTTGCAAGCCCACAGCATATTCAAAGATCTTCAAGGCTGCTTGTCCAAGGGCCTATTCTTATGCTTATGATGATCCCACTAGTATTGCCACTTGCACCGGTGGAAACTACTTGGTCACTTTCTGTCCTCACCATAAgtaa
- the LOC113742354 gene encoding uncharacterized protein isoform X1, which translates to MGMGHPLTSSQFPTNGEFRVLTRNRRMHLRFISSPKPPLNPVTLAASHSFFSTFSLQGQTDLPNHLNISFENHDNIDQTPTNQSYWTKHIHKLCTVDRDVDSALHLLSHICLRGYRLNALNVSSIIHAFCDANRYAQAHHQLLLFITSQPDLLDERTCNVLIARLLHAATPHATLGVIHHLINANPNFVPSLMNYNRLIHQVCRLLKPSEAHQLFWDMRKRGHLPSVVSYTSLIGGYCKIGDIDVANKLFDEMREAGVLPNTMTYSALIEGVFRKRDVERGKMLMGKLWEVMGNEEDKLVNNAAFGNVINSLCKEGLFHEVFKIAEEMPQAKGVLEEFAYGQMIESLCKYGRFNGAARIVYMMRKRGFTPGFLSYNSILHGLCLEGDCFRAYQLLEEGINFGYGPSEFTYKHLVEGLCRECDLVKAKEVLNIMLSNKEAKQKTRIFNIYLRAVCAMHNPTELLNGLVSMLQEQCQPDVITLNTVVNGLCKTGRVAEASKVFKDMMAGKFCAPDVITFTTIISGLLEVGNVQEALHLFRSEMPGNGVRPVVLTYNALIRGLFNLGRVDEAMEIFNSMVAGGAVADCTTYTVIIQGFFNSERTEDAKRFWDEIVWPSKVHDNYVYSALLRGLCDSGKFDEACDFLYELVDCGAVLNHVNYNILIDYACKLGLKKGAYQILGEMRKNGVAPDPVTWRLLDKLHSNGRNQYGEDSTTDYGDHVPEFNS; encoded by the coding sequence ATGGGGATGGGTCATCCCCTGACCTCTTCCCAGTTCCCTACAAATGGGGAGTTCCGAGTTCTAACTCGTAATCGCAGGATGCACCTCCGCTTCATCtcttctccaaaacctccgttAAACCCCGTAACTCTCGCAGCATCCCATTCTTTCTTCTCCACATTCTCCCTCCAGGGCCAAACCGACCTCCCAAACCACCTCAATATCAGCTTTGAAAACCATGACAACATCGATCAAACCCCAACCAATCAATCCTACTGGACCAAGCACATTCACAAGCTCTGCACCGTTGACCGGGACGTCGATTCTGCTCTTCACCTTCTTAGTCACATTTGCCTTCGCGGGTACCGTCTCAATGCGCTTAACGTTAGCAGCATTATCCACGCTTTCTGCGACGCCAACCGCTACGCCCAAGCTCACCACCAGCTTCTTCTCTTCATCACCTCCCAACCCGACCTCTTGGACGAGCGAACATGTAATGTCCTCATTGCCCGTTTGCTCCACGCTGCTACGCCGCATGCCACGTTGGGTGTGATTCATCATTTGATCAATGCCAACCCAAATTTTGTTCCTTCCTTGATGAATTATAACCGTTTGATTCATCAGGTTTGCAGACTGTTGAAGCCGTCGGAAGCCCATCAGCTATTTTGGGACATGAGGAAGAGAGGGCATTTGCCCAGTGTGGTTTCCTACACCAGCTTGATTGGCGGGTACTGTAAAATTGGAGACATTGATGTTGCGAATAaactgtttgatgaaatgcgtGAAGCAGGAGTCCTGCCTAATACTATGACTTACAGTGCTCTGATTGAAGGGGTTTTCCGGAAACGTGATGtggaaagggggaaaatgttgaTGGGGAAGCTTTGGGAGGTTATGGGAAATGAGGAGGATAAGCTTGTTAACAATGCAGCCTTTGGGAATGTGATCAATTCGTTATGTAAAGAAGGGTTGTTTCATGAGGTGTTTAAGATAGCTGAGGAAATGCCTCAGGCGAAGGGTGTGCTGGAGGAGTTTGCATATGGCCAAATGATTGAGTCACTTTGCAAATATGGGAGGTTCAACGGAGCTGCTAGGATTGTTTACATGATGCGAAAGAGAGGCTTTACGCCAGGATTCCTTTCTTATAATTCGATTTTACATGGCCTTTGCTTGGAGGGTGACTGTTTTAGGGCGTATCAGTTGTTGGAAGAAGGTATTAACTTTGGATACGGGCCCTCGGAGTTTACTTATAAGCACTTGGTAGAGGGTCTTTGTCGTGAATGCGATCTTGTTAAAGCCAAGGAAGTACTCAATATTATGTTGAGCAATAAGGAAGCGAAGCAGAAGACCAGGATTTTCAATATTTACCTGAGAGCTGTCTGTGCTATGCATAATCCAACTGAACTTTTGAATGGACTTGTTTCAATGCTGCAAGAGCAGTGTCAGCCTGATGTAATTACCCTCAATACTGTTGTGAACGGTTTGTGCAAAACAGGGAGAGTTGCTGAGGCATCTAAAGTATTCAAAGATATGATGGCCGGGAAGTTTTGTGCTCCAGATGTTATTACCTTCACAACCATTATTTCCGGTCTGTTAGAAGTAGGAAATGTTCAAGAAGCTCTTCATCTGTTCCGAAGTGAGATGCCTGGTAATGGTGTTAGACCTGTTGTTTTGACCTATAATGCGCTTATTCGTGGGTTGTTTAATCTAGGCCGGGTAGATGAGGCGATGGAGATTTTTAATAGCATGGTAGCTGGTGGGGCTGTTGCTGATTGTACAACTTACACTGTAATTATTCAGGGATTTTTCAACTCTGAGCGAACAGAGGATGCTAAGAGATTCTGGGATGAAATTGTTTGGCCCTCGAAAGTCCATGACAATTATGTATATTCAGCCTTACTTAGAGGGCTTTGCGACTCTGGCAAATTTGATGAGGCTTGTGATTTCCTTTATGAATTGGTTGACTGCGGGGCTGTACTCAATCATGTGAACTACAATATCCTCATTGATTATGCTTGCAAATTAGGCTTGAAGAAAGGAGCCTATCAGATTTTGGGGGAGATGAGAAAGAATGGGGTAGCTCCAGATCCCGTAACATGGAGACTTCTTGATAAGTTGCATAGCAATGGGAGAAATCAGTATGGCGAGGATTCCACTACGGATTACGGAGACCATGTTCCAGAGTTTAATAGCTGA
- the LOC113742354 gene encoding uncharacterized protein isoform X2: MTTSIKPQPINPTGPSTFTSSAPLTGTSILLFTFLVTFAFAGTVSMRLTLAALSTLSATPTATPKLTTSFFSSSPPNPTSWTSEHVCRLLKPSEAHQLFWDMRKRGHLPSVVSYTSLIGGYCKIGDIDVANKLFDEMREAGVLPNTMTYSALIEGVFRKRDVERGKMLMGKLWEVMGNEEDKLVNNAAFGNVINSLCKEGLFHEVFKIAEEMPQAKGVLEEFAYGQMIESLCKYGRFNGAARIVYMMRKRGFTPGFLSYNSILHGLCLEGDCFRAYQLLEEGINFGYGPSEFTYKHLVEGLCRECDLVKAKEVLNIMLSNKEAKQKTRIFNIYLRAVCAMHNPTELLNGLVSMLQEQCQPDVITLNTVVNGLCKTGRVAEASKVFKDMMAGKFCAPDVITFTTIISGLLEVGNVQEALHLFRSEMPGNGVRPVVLTYNALIRGLFNLGRVDEAMEIFNSMVAGGAVADCTTYTVIIQGFFNSERTEDAKRFWDEIVWPSKVHDNYVYSALLRGLCDSGKFDEACDFLYELVDCGAVLNHVNYNILIDYACKLGLKKGAYQILGEMRKNGVAPDPVTWRLLDKLHSNGRNQYGEDSTTDYGDHVPEFNS, encoded by the exons ATGACAACATCGATCAAACCCCAACCAATCAATCCTACTGGACCAAGCACATTCACAAGCTCTGCACCGTTGACCGGGACGTCGATTCTGCTCTTCACCTTCTTAGTCACATTTGCCTTCGCGGGTACCGTCTCAATGCGCTTAACGTTAGCAGCATTATCCACGCTTTCTGCGACGCCAACCGCTACGCCCAAGCTCACCACCAGCTTCTTCTCTTCATCACCTCCCAACCCGACCTCTTGGACGAGCGAACAT GTTTGCAGACTGTTGAAGCCGTCGGAAGCCCATCAGCTATTTTGGGACATGAGGAAGAGAGGGCATTTGCCCAGTGTGGTTTCCTACACCAGCTTGATTGGCGGGTACTGTAAAATTGGAGACATTGATGTTGCGAATAaactgtttgatgaaatgcgtGAAGCAGGAGTCCTGCCTAATACTATGACTTACAGTGCTCTGATTGAAGGGGTTTTCCGGAAACGTGATGtggaaagggggaaaatgttgaTGGGGAAGCTTTGGGAGGTTATGGGAAATGAGGAGGATAAGCTTGTTAACAATGCAGCCTTTGGGAATGTGATCAATTCGTTATGTAAAGAAGGGTTGTTTCATGAGGTGTTTAAGATAGCTGAGGAAATGCCTCAGGCGAAGGGTGTGCTGGAGGAGTTTGCATATGGCCAAATGATTGAGTCACTTTGCAAATATGGGAGGTTCAACGGAGCTGCTAGGATTGTTTACATGATGCGAAAGAGAGGCTTTACGCCAGGATTCCTTTCTTATAATTCGATTTTACATGGCCTTTGCTTGGAGGGTGACTGTTTTAGGGCGTATCAGTTGTTGGAAGAAGGTATTAACTTTGGATACGGGCCCTCGGAGTTTACTTATAAGCACTTGGTAGAGGGTCTTTGTCGTGAATGCGATCTTGTTAAAGCCAAGGAAGTACTCAATATTATGTTGAGCAATAAGGAAGCGAAGCAGAAGACCAGGATTTTCAATATTTACCTGAGAGCTGTCTGTGCTATGCATAATCCAACTGAACTTTTGAATGGACTTGTTTCAATGCTGCAAGAGCAGTGTCAGCCTGATGTAATTACCCTCAATACTGTTGTGAACGGTTTGTGCAAAACAGGGAGAGTTGCTGAGGCATCTAAAGTATTCAAAGATATGATGGCCGGGAAGTTTTGTGCTCCAGATGTTATTACCTTCACAACCATTATTTCCGGTCTGTTAGAAGTAGGAAATGTTCAAGAAGCTCTTCATCTGTTCCGAAGTGAGATGCCTGGTAATGGTGTTAGACCTGTTGTTTTGACCTATAATGCGCTTATTCGTGGGTTGTTTAATCTAGGCCGGGTAGATGAGGCGATGGAGATTTTTAATAGCATGGTAGCTGGTGGGGCTGTTGCTGATTGTACAACTTACACTGTAATTATTCAGGGATTTTTCAACTCTGAGCGAACAGAGGATGCTAAGAGATTCTGGGATGAAATTGTTTGGCCCTCGAAAGTCCATGACAATTATGTATATTCAGCCTTACTTAGAGGGCTTTGCGACTCTGGCAAATTTGATGAGGCTTGTGATTTCCTTTATGAATTGGTTGACTGCGGGGCTGTACTCAATCATGTGAACTACAATATCCTCATTGATTATGCTTGCAAATTAGGCTTGAAGAAAGGAGCCTATCAGATTTTGGGGGAGATGAGAAAGAATGGGGTAGCTCCAGATCCCGTAACATGGAGACTTCTTGATAAGTTGCATAGCAATGGGAGAAATCAGTATGGCGAGGATTCCACTACGGATTACGGAGACCATGTTCCAGAGTTTAATAGCTGA